In Entelurus aequoreus isolate RoL-2023_Sb linkage group LG02, RoL_Eaeq_v1.1, whole genome shotgun sequence, one genomic interval encodes:
- the LOC133641924 gene encoding interferon regulatory factor 2-like — MRPAGRLRLRRWLEEQIQSGKYPGVRWLDQSEKVFQIPWKHAARHSWSIDRDATLFRSWAMHTGRYHPDKHQADPKTWKANFRCALNSLPDVCELRERSRKSGSDAFRVYKMLPIAHARKKGSVGQQAESSSEQQPWQPPSTTSSCTDDASPSIQTQDTWEQDQDQAGSELLEHFSSADLTSDLTWVQRGWRSHLLWDNWDAVV, encoded by the exons ATGCGACCAGCCGGGCGCCTCAGGCTGAGGAGGTGGCTGGAGGAGCAGATCCAGTCTGGGAAATATCCCGGAGTTCGCTGGCTGGACCAG TCAGAGAAAGTTTTCCAAATCCCGTGGAAACACGCAGCTCGTCACAGCTGGAGTATCGACCGAGACGCCACTCTCTTCAGGAGCTGGGCCATGCACACAG GGCGATACCATCCAGACAAACACCAAGCAGATCCAAAGACGTGGAAGGCCAACTTCCGCTGTGCCTTGAATTCTCTGCCTGACGTGTGTGAGCTGCGTGAACGCAGCAGGAAGAGCGGCAGCGACGCCTTCAGAGTCTATAAGATGCTTCCCATCGCACACGCACGCAAGAAAG GGTCAGTGGGTCAGCAGGCCGAGAGCAGCAGCGagcagcaaccatggcaacctccaagcaccacttcATCCTGCACAGACGATGCATCTCCAAGCATTCAAACCCAAG ACACGTGGGAGCAGGACCAAGACCAGGCTGGATCCGAG TTACTGGAACACTTTAGCAGTGCTGACCTGACCAGCGACCTGACTTGGGTTCAGCGAGGATGGCGGTCACACCTACTCTGGGACAACTGGGACG ctgtcgtgtag